In a single window of the bacterium genome:
- a CDS encoding ferrous iron transport protein A: protein MNKLNLIELTPGEEAVIIEILGGHGLRKRLEALGLNEGQKVKKLGRLGWGGPVILLINRAQIAIGHGMAQKIFVQVNGNG from the coding sequence ATGAATAAACTCAATCTTATAGAATTGACGCCTGGAGAAGAAGCAGTTATTATTGAAATACTTGGCGGACACGGTTTAAGAAAAAGACTTGAAGCATTGGGACTTAATGAGGGACAGAAAGTCAAGAAGCTGGGAAGACTCGGCTGGGGCGGACCTGTAATACTTCTAATCAACCGTGCACAGATAGCTATTGGACATGGCATGGCTCAGAAGATATTCGTTCAGGTTAACGGAAATGGTTAA
- a CDS encoding metal-dependent transcriptional regulator, with translation MAVLTEGLEDYLESILLCEKDKKIVRTKHLAERLKVKSPSVNAAIKELSRLGLVNHESYGHIELTREGRTRAEVVYTRHKVLFRFFSSTLGLPEGESESTACGIEHHLDSSALKKLQSLLEFIERKRNSSKKFAAELTEAVDNE, from the coding sequence ATTGCAGTCTTAACTGAAGGTCTTGAAGACTACCTTGAATCCATTCTTCTATGCGAGAAGGATAAGAAAATCGTAAGGACAAAGCATCTTGCGGAAAGACTCAAGGTAAAGAGCCCGAGCGTGAATGCTGCCATTAAGGAGCTTTCAAGGCTGGGCTTGGTAAACCACGAGTCTTACGGACACATTGAGCTTACAAGAGAAGGGCGAACAAGGGCGGAGGTTGTATATACGCGGCACAAGGTCCTGTTCCGCTTCTTCAGCTCCACTCTGGGCCTTCCCGAGGGAGAATCCGAATCAACCGCTTGCGGCATTGAACACCATCTCGATTCAAGTGCATTGAAGAAACTGCAGAGCCTGCTTGAATTCATCGAAAGAAAAAGAAACTCCTCAAAAAAATTCGCGGCGGAACTCACCGAAGCTGTTGATAATGAATAA